The genomic region GCTCGGTTCGCCCGCGGCGCGCCGTGCTAGCAGGCTAAGCCGCGTTTCGCCGGCTTCAAACAACGCATAACCGTCTTCCACCACACGCACCAAAACTCGCAACCCCAACGTCTCGCGATACCACTTCACGGCCGATTCCCATTGGTCCGTGCGCAGCTCGACGCAATACAACCCGGGCCGTTCGCGTTTGAAACCAAGGCTCATCGTAGGGGCGGAGCGGGACGACTTGATGGGAAACGTTGGCGCTGGGCGTCGCAATGAATTGATTTTCGGATCGTACAACCTGGGAGCCGGTTTCGGCGAGGGGGTCGGACGCTCCATTTTCTCGCGGCGTGCTGGCATTGCGCTACAACCTCTGTGAAAATGCTGAACCACCGGCCCACGGTGGCAATCTTCCTTAG from Pirellulales bacterium harbors:
- a CDS encoding VOC family protein, coding for MPARREKMERPTPSPKPAPRLYDPKINSLRRPAPTFPIKSSRSAPTMSLGFKRERPGLYCVELRTDQWESAVKWYRETLGLRVLVRVVEDGYALFEAGETRLSLLARRAAGEPSARWSLGFEVENLDGVAQRLLEAGSPVTRPRDDPEGFQEIITSDPDGNTIRLFAWPNG